The following DNA comes from bacterium.
GTATTCAATCCAACAAAAACTCATGAAAGTGGTATGTGGCCTGAAAACTGTCCAGAGATAACATTTGACCCTAATAAAATTAAAGTTCCTCCCTATTTTCCCGATACTCCTAAAGTAAGGGAAGCACTTGCAAGGATGTATACAAATATTGAATATAATGATAGGATACTTGGAGAATTACTGAAACAACTTGAAGAGGATGGTCTTGCTGAAAATACAGTTGTATTTCACTGGTCTGACCATGGACCTTTACCCAGAGGGAAAAGATGGCCTTATGATTCAGGAATACATGTTCCACTTATTATAAGATGGCCTGGACATATAAAACCAGGTAGCAGAAGTGATAGGTTAATAAGTACAATTGACCTTGGACCAACAGTTCTTTCAATAGCAGGAATCCCTATTCCTTCTTATATGCAGGGTAGACCATTTCTTGGAAAATATACTGCTCCTCCAAGAAGATATATTTTTGTATCAAGGGATAGACATGATACAGCATATGATATGGTAAGAGCGGTAAGAGATAAAAGATTTAAATATATAAGAAATTACTGTCCTGACATTCCTTATAATATCTGGATTCCATATATGCACAAACATCCAATAATGCAGGAAATATGGAGAATGTATCTTGAAGGAAAACTTCAGGGACCTCAACTTCTAATGTTTCAAAAAAGACCACCTGAAGAACTTTATGACACTTTAAATGACCCTTATGAGATGAATAATCTTGCTGAAAATCCTGAATATAAAAAAGTCATTGAAAGAATGAGAAAAGCACTTGACAGGTGGATTGCTGAAGTTGGAGATATGGGAAAAATAAATGAAAGTGATATGGTTAGATT
Coding sequences within:
- a CDS encoding sulfatase-like hydrolase/transferase yields the protein MEKRPNILWISFEDTNPFYGCYGDKIARTPNLDKLASEGCIYTNCFSTSGVCAPARSAIITGMYPISVGTHHMRTTSPTMAAPEKITSQLPVPYSVVLPHYVKCFTEYLRAEGYYCTNNVKTDYQFTPPFTAWDECSDKAHWRNRPDKNQPFFAVFNPTKTHESGMWPENCPEITFDPNKIKVPPYFPDTPKVREALARMYTNIEYNDRILGELLKQLEEDGLAENTVVFHWSDHGPLPRGKRWPYDSGIHVPLIIRWPGHIKPGSRSDRLISTIDLGPTVLSIAGIPIPSYMQGRPFLGKYTAPPRRYIFVSRDRHDTAYDMVRAVRDKRFKYIRNYCPDIPYNIWIPYMHKHPIMQEIWRMYLEGKLQGPQLLMFQKRPPEELYDTLNDPYEMNNLAENPEYKKVIERMRKALDRWIAEVGDMGKINESDMVRFWYPDGKQPQTEKPVIIPIWEKNYGIEPITEDGVYNLKSPVAVQMYCSTQGASIGYTFEEKENPHWKLYTGPFKLDKGKITIRAKAVRIGYKESEEIKVTFIIE